In Gemmatimonadales bacterium, one genomic interval encodes:
- a CDS encoding ABC transporter ATP-binding protein, with the protein MSNASVIRCRGLIKRYQDVVAVAGLDLEVRGGECFGLLGPNGAGKTTTVEMLEGLLQPDEGEIEVLGMRWATHERELRRRLGVALQETRLSDKLSVRETITLFRGLYGGGRAVDDVLDIVQLREKQRAWVVKLSGGQRQRLAFACALVGAPDVLFLDEPTTGLDPQSRRQLWDVVTRFRAGGGTVVLTTHYMEEAERLCDRVAVIDHGKIIALGAPQELIASMGAEQVVEFTVDGERGAGSGTIGVDALAALPGVKDARAEGGRWMLSVSEVHTALPALIAELERRQVVLTDLRTHHATLEDLFLNLTGRHLRDT; encoded by the coding sequence GTGTCGAACGCCTCCGTCATCCGCTGTCGTGGGTTGATCAAGCGGTACCAGGATGTCGTCGCCGTCGCGGGCCTCGATCTCGAGGTTCGCGGCGGCGAGTGCTTCGGGCTCCTGGGGCCGAACGGCGCCGGCAAGACGACCACGGTCGAAATGCTGGAGGGGTTGCTCCAGCCCGATGAGGGCGAGATCGAAGTCCTTGGCATGCGCTGGGCGACGCACGAACGCGAGCTGCGGCGACGGCTGGGCGTCGCGCTCCAGGAGACGCGGCTCAGCGACAAGCTCTCGGTGCGCGAGACGATCACCCTCTTCCGCGGCCTGTACGGCGGCGGGCGCGCGGTGGACGACGTGCTCGACATCGTCCAGCTGCGCGAGAAGCAGCGGGCGTGGGTGGTGAAGCTCTCGGGCGGCCAGCGGCAACGCCTCGCCTTCGCCTGCGCGCTGGTTGGCGCGCCCGACGTCCTGTTCCTCGACGAGCCGACCACCGGCCTCGACCCGCAGTCGCGACGTCAGCTCTGGGACGTGGTCACCCGGTTCAGGGCGGGCGGCGGCACCGTCGTCCTCACCACCCACTACATGGAGGAGGCGGAACGGCTATGCGACCGAGTGGCGGTGATAGACCACGGGAAGATCATCGCGTTGGGGGCGCCGCAGGAGCTGATCGCTTCGATGGGGGCGGAGCAGGTGGTGGAGTTTACGGTGGATGGGGAGCGGGGAGCGGGGAGCGGTACCATCGGTGTGGACGCGCTGGCGGCGCTGCCGGGGGTCAAGGACGCGCGGGCGGAGGGCGGGCGCTGGATGCTGTCGGTGTCGGAGGTCCACACTGCGTTGCCGGCGCTGATCGCCGAACTCGAGCGGCGGCAGGTGGTGCTCACCGATCTGAGGACCCATCACGCGACGCTGGAGGACCTGTTCCTCAATCTCACGGGAAGGCATTTGAGGGATACGTGA
- a CDS encoding Rieske (2Fe-2S) protein, with protein sequence MNPGGGGGGGGGGGGGGGGATEARAPLPAVGATINIAGVGLGNQGIAVTRISTNSVVAVSRQCTHQQCTVGLPGSPGSTLNCPCHGSRFTTSGAVVNGPNTGESIGPLKTYAARIEGNEVVVTS encoded by the coding sequence ATGAACCCGGGGGGCGGCGGCGGCGGCGGTGGCGGCGGTGGTGGCGGCGGTGGCGGCGCTACCGAAGCCCGCGCGCCGCTGCCGGCCGTGGGCGCCACGATCAACATCGCCGGCGTCGGCCTTGGGAACCAGGGCATCGCGGTGACGCGCATTTCCACCAATTCGGTCGTCGCCGTCTCTCGCCAGTGCACGCACCAGCAGTGCACGGTGGGCCTTCCAGGCTCTCCCGGCAGCACGCTCAACTGCCCCTGTCATGGCTCGCGCTTCACGACCTCGGGCGCGGTGGTGAATGGCCCCAACACGGGTGAGAGCATCGGCCCACTCAAGACCTATGCGGCGCGAATCGAAGGGAACGAGGTAGTGGTCACGTCGTGA
- a CDS encoding citrate synthase: MPTNSLTVTDNRTGKSYEIPVDEHGTIKAMDLRQIKTAPDDFGLMPYDPAFMNTAACRSAITFIDGDVGILEYRGYPIEEIAEHGTFLEVAYLLNEGELPSAAQLKVWTDDIRYHTYVHTNIIKFLEGFRYDAHPMGMLLSTVGALSTFYPDAKDVHDPQNRYIQRVRLMAKLPTIAAFCFRHNRGLPYEFPRNDLDYIGNFVNMTFSIGGKHEPNRVLQRALEILLILHADHEQNCSTSAVRAVGSSGVDVFSAVSAGIAALYGPLHGGANEAVLRMLDEIGSKDRIPGFIEGVKKGEGRLMGFGHRVYKSYDPRAKLIKKVATDVFAQTGMNPKLDIALELERIALQDDYFISRKLYPNVDFYSGLIYQAMGYPTDYFTVLFALGRLPGWVAQWSEMIQDKEQKIARPRQVYVGPKRRAYVPIGRRG; the protein is encoded by the coding sequence ATGCCGACGAATAGTCTGACCGTCACCGACAACCGCACCGGCAAGAGTTACGAGATCCCGGTCGACGAGCACGGCACGATCAAGGCGATGGACCTCCGCCAGATCAAGACCGCGCCCGACGACTTCGGTCTGATGCCGTACGATCCCGCCTTCATGAACACGGCGGCGTGCCGGAGCGCGATCACCTTCATCGACGGCGATGTGGGGATCCTGGAGTACCGTGGCTACCCGATCGAAGAGATCGCGGAGCACGGGACGTTCCTCGAGGTCGCCTACCTCCTCAACGAGGGCGAGCTGCCGTCGGCCGCGCAGCTCAAGGTGTGGACGGATGACATCCGCTACCACACCTACGTCCACACCAACATCATCAAGTTCCTCGAGGGCTTCCGGTACGACGCGCACCCGATGGGCATGCTCCTCAGCACGGTAGGCGCGCTGTCGACCTTCTACCCCGACGCGAAGGACGTGCACGATCCGCAGAACCGCTACATCCAGCGGGTCCGGCTCATGGCCAAGTTGCCGACGATCGCGGCGTTCTGCTTCCGGCACAACCGCGGTCTCCCGTACGAGTTCCCACGCAACGACCTCGACTACATCGGCAACTTCGTCAACATGACTTTCAGCATCGGCGGGAAGCATGAACCCAACCGCGTCCTCCAGCGCGCGCTCGAGATCCTGCTCATCCTCCACGCCGACCACGAGCAGAACTGCTCGACCAGCGCGGTGCGCGCGGTGGGCTCCTCAGGGGTGGACGTTTTCTCGGCGGTCTCGGCCGGGATCGCGGCGCTGTACGGGCCGCTGCACGGCGGGGCCAACGAAGCGGTGCTGCGCATGCTCGACGAGATCGGGAGCAAGGACCGCATTCCGGGCTTCATCGAGGGGGTGAAGAAGGGTGAAGGCCGGCTGATGGGCTTCGGGCACCGGGTGTACAAGTCGTACGACCCGCGAGCCAAGCTGATCAAGAAGGTCGCAACCGACGTGTTCGCCCAGACCGGCATGAACCCGAAACTGGATATCGCGCTGGAGCTGGAGCGCATCGCGCTGCAGGACGACTACTTCATCTCGCGGAAGCTGTATCCGAACGTGGACTTCTACTCCGGCCTGATCTACCAGGCGATGGGATATCCGACCGACTACTTCACGGTGCTGTTCGCGCTGGGCCGGCTGCCAGGCTGGGTGGCGCAGTGGTCCGAGATGATCCAGGACAAGGAGCAGAAGATCGCGCGGCCGCGGCAGGTGTACGTGGGGCCGAAGCGGAGGGCGTACGTGCCTATCGGGCGGCGCGGGTAA